The sequence CATTTTCCTCCTAAAAGCCATAGgaggcagcagcagcagccaaGCGAGCAAAACAGAGAACTTCAAGGGGCAACGATGTCGGAAGGACTTGTACTCAGAGGTACCATGAGGGCCCACACCGACATGGTGACGGCCATCGCCACCCCAATCGATAACTCCGACATGATTGTCACTTCCTCCCGGGACAAGTCGATCATCGTCTGGCACCTCACCAAGGAGGAGAAGACTTACGGCGTGCCCCGCCGCAGGCTAACGGGTCACTCCCACTTCGTCGAGGATGTGGTGCTCTCCTCTGACGGCCAGTTCGCTCTATCGGGTTCCTGGGACGGCGAGCTCCGACTGTGGGACCTTCAGGCCGGCGTCTCCGCCCGCCGCTTTGTGGGCCACACCAAGGATGTTCTCTCCGTTGCCTTTTCGATTGACAACCGTCAGATCGTCTCCGCATCCCGCGACCGCACGATTAAGCTATGGAACACACTTGGTGAGTGCAAGTACACCATCCAGGATCAGGACGCCCACACCGACTGGGTCTCTTGCGTTCGGTTCAGCCCCAACACGCTTCAGCCCACCATCGTCTCCGCCTCGTGGGATCGGACCGTGAAAGTATGGAACTTGACCAACTGCAAGCTCAGGAACACGCTGGCGGGTCACGGTGGGTACGTCAACACAGTGGCTGTGTCGCCGGACGGTTCATTGTGTGCGAGCGGAGGCAAGGACGGGGTGATCCTGCTCTGGGACTTGGCCGAGGGGAAGAGGCTCTACTCGCTCGACGCTGGCGCGATCATTCACGCGTTGTGCTTCAGCCCCAATAGGTACTGGCTGTGTGCGGCGACCGAGCAAAGCATTAAGATCTGGGACTTGGAGAGCAAGAGCATTGTGGAGGATCTGAAAGTGGACCTCAAAACTGAGGCTGAGAAGGCGGATGACAACACTTCTAATACCAATAAGAAGAAGGTATATTTCCTTCCAGGAAAAAAGTTGGGTTTATTTAGCTTATTcggttttgtttattttgttaatttattggg comes from Juglans microcarpa x Juglans regia isolate MS1-56 chromosome 8S, Jm3101_v1.0, whole genome shotgun sequence and encodes:
- the LOC121244470 gene encoding guanine nucleotide-binding protein subunit beta-like protein; the protein is MSEGLVLRGTMRAHTDMVTAIATPIDNSDMIVTSSRDKSIIVWHLTKEEKTYGVPRRRLTGHSHFVEDVVLSSDGQFALSGSWDGELRLWDLQAGVSARRFVGHTKDVLSVAFSIDNRQIVSASRDRTIKLWNTLGECKYTIQDQDAHTDWVSCVRFSPNTLQPTIVSASWDRTVKVWNLTNCKLRNTLAGHGGYVNTVAVSPDGSLCASGGKDGVILLWDLAEGKRLYSLDAGAIIHALCFSPNRYWLCAATEQSIKIWDLESKSIVEDLKVDLKTEAEKADDNTSNTNKKKVIYCTSLSWSVDGSTLFSGYTDGIIRVWGIGRY